One segment of Chelmon rostratus isolate fCheRos1 chromosome 17, fCheRos1.pri, whole genome shotgun sequence DNA contains the following:
- the rnf216 gene encoding E3 ubiquitin-protein ligase RNF216, with the protein MADGGSDDEVIHLASFNVHRSQGSRAHKRELITISDDSDEEPVTLVPGSPVLVPDDADDDDIRILEPLTPARRHLIRPAAKWSGASHNLIQVVGHSSTTPAVPTGDPGPAPSTSRDAKANSSTVRPAIRTPVQSSTSGPTQPQPGSSSHTLSQPKLNTNSQQQDGTSAHIKVELHTVSAIQTPSTSTNAKTSATTFRTPSQVLIQPQPSTSGVMKPQAGSSAHITVEPQTRNSTSATHYSCSVASSSTKTQEEASTSTHSQDNPQASTSSAKSHTRTQSQPGTSTQLQSSGTPTVQPHLIPVKEVKLGVLPQQPNIHASALITQQQLRHRPQNPLQPMSLKCMHGNLIQIELQPLAQAPAQPPVQAPHLPQVVPVIPPAVLIAAAPERLGPPEAGHRIILGSQAPGEAVPNPPPQAGPSSMVQPARSLNIRVANVNANPPAPPAPTASVPHNAGEARVILAPAPNPERVNPAPGLVAVPPAPEDIPLIEDARPGPSAPRGRAEQQPLIRTLIDGVLDLFPDVQEAYVAELILKNNVKDLNVICNLLLENPEYPKRETAAATAAPTSILLESGDSQTEVTEDLFDYGKLSTVGPESVMRAADLLMADFRMLSCQDIKWALNALKGHYAITRKALCEALKKWQDSGDLSGKRRRSRTSSERCYIDFHFEHGSVKFDKRMYFLEKDRRYCRIWINLEATLQKELTFYQQKAKEWAEHEDFLLALQVNEDEYKKDGQLIECGCCFGEFAFEKMTQCSDGHLFCKECLVKYAQEAVFGSGKSELSCMEGGCPCSYPVCELEKVLPENILCKYYERQAEEAVAATCADELVRCPFCNFPALLDKDMSLFSCPNPRCRKESCRKCQVQWKQHVGKTCEQVLERDEIRMRVLFEERMTAARVRKCVKCGTGLVKSEGCNRMSCRCGSFMCYLCREPITGYNHFCQHARSPGAPCRHCRKCSLWTDPTQDDERIIQEIQKEGEAELNKKSADNSGKRVGPPPEPITDVKRPRVGPPPENPPNPNPLVPPQPQAVQAPLFVPPRARYPPAPPQGRMYHQVIVPRLPPAPYVPPLQHLPPLNNNNNNNHHHHHHNPPVNPPVNPHHHNMDVMDLPMHYGPPHRYYRRF; encoded by the exons ATGGCAGATGGAGGCAGCGATGATGAAGTCATTCACCTGGCAAGCTTCAACGTTCACCGCAGCCAAG GCTCCCGTGCCCATAAGAGGGAGCTCATCACCATCTCTGATGACTCTGATGAGGAGCCTGTGACTCTGGTACCTGGCAGCCCTGTTCTAGTCCCGGAcgatgctgatgatgatgacatcaggATACTGGAG CCACTAACTCCTGCACGCAGACATCTGATCCGCCCAGCAGCAAAATGGAGCGGGGCCTCGCACAACCTTATTCAAGTTGTAGGTCATAGTAGCACCACTCCTGCGGTTCCCACAGGGGACCCCGGTCCTGCCCCTTCTACCTCCAGAGATGCCAAGGCCAACTCCTCCACAGTCAGGCCAGCCATACGAACACCAGTGCAGTCTAGCACTTCTGGACCTACACAGCCACAACCTGGctcttcatcacacacactgtctcagcCAAAACTTAACACAAACTCACAGCAACAGGATGGTACGTCAGCACATATAAAAGTGGAGCTCCATACAGTTTCTGCTATCCAAACCCCATCTACCTCCACAAACGCAAAGACTAGCGCCACCACATTCAGAACACCTTCACAAGTACTAATTCAGCCTCAGCCCAGCACATCTGGAGTCATGAAGCCACAAGCTGGCTCTTCAGCACACATAACAGTGGAGCCCCAGACGAGAAACTCAACCAGTGCCACACATTATTCTTGTTCAGTTGCAAGTTCTTCTACAAAGACTCAAGAAGAGGCAAGTACAAGTACTCATTCACAAGACAATCCTCAGGCCAGTACTTCATCTGCAAAGTCTCACACAAGGACGCAGTCTCAGCCCGGTACATCCACACAGCTCCAGTCCAGTGGGACCCCCACTGTACAGCCCCACCTCATTCCAGTGAAGGAGGTGAAGCTAGGTGTTCTTCCCCAGCAGCCGAACATCCATGCCTCTGCTCTAATAACCCAACAACAGCTGCGGCATAGGCCCCAGAACCCGCTGCAGCCCATGTCGCTCAAGTGCATGCACGGCAATCTCATTCAGATTGAACTGCAGCCACTGGCTCAGGCCCCTGCCCAGCCCCCTGTCCAGGCCCCTCACCTCCCTCAGGTGGTACCAGTGATCCCCCCTGCAGTGCTAATAGCTGCAGCGCCAGAGAGACTAGGACCTCCAGAGGCAGGTCACCGGATCATCCTGGGGAGCCAGGCGCCTGGAGAGGCTGTGCCCAATCCTCCGCCACAGGCTGGTCCCTCCAGCATGGTCCAACCAGCCCGCAGCCTCAACATCAGGGTGGCTAATGTGAATGCTaaccctcctgctcctccagctcccacGGCTTCAGTTCCCCACAACGCAGGAGAGGCTCGTGTCATTCTGGCTCCAGCTCCCAACCCAGAAAGGGTCAACCCAGCCCCTGGTCTAGTCGCGGTCCCTCCTGCACCAGAGGACATTCCCTTAATAGAGGATGCGAGGCCGGGTCCCTCTGCACCACGAGGGAGAGCGGAGCAGCAGCCCCTCATTAGAACCCTTATCGATGGTGTT TTGGATCTATTCCCAGATGTCCAAGAAGCCTATGTAGCAGAACTGATCCTAAAGAACAATGTGAAAGACTTGAATGT TATCTGCAACCTGTTGTTGGAGAACCCAGAGTATCCAAAAAGGGagactgcagcagccacagcagcaccCACCAGCATCCTACTGGAGTCtggagacagtcagacagag GTGACCGAGGACCTGTTCGATTATGGCAAACTGAGTACGGTGGGACCTGAGTCTGTGATGCGGGCTGCCGACTTGCTCATGGCGGATTTCAGGATGCTCAGTTGTCAGGACATCAAATGGGCCCTCAATGCTCTGAAGGGACACTATGCAATCACACGCAAG GCCTTATGTGAAGCTCTGAAGAAGTGGCAAGATTCAGGCGACCTCTCAGGAAAGAGGCGACGGAGCAGAACCTCCTCCGAGCGCTGCTACATTGATTTCCATTTTGAGCATG GCTCAGTAAAGTTTGACAAGAGGATGTATTTCTTGGAGAAGGACCGTCGGTACTGCAGGATCTGGATCAATCTGGAAGCTACTCTGCAGAAGGAGCTTACATTCTATCAGCAGAAGGCCAAGGAATGGgcagag CATGAGGACTTCCTCTTGGCTCTGCAGGTCAACGAAGATGAATACAAGAAG GACGGCCAGCTGATCGAGTGTGGATGCTGCTTCGGCGAGTTCGCCTTTGAGAAGATGACGCAGTGTTCAGACGGCCACCTGTTCTGCAAAGAGTGCCTGGTCAAATACGCTCAGGAGGCAGTATTTGGCTCTGGAAAg tctgagctgagctgcatgGAGGGGGGCTGCCCGTGCTCCTACCCAGTTTGTGAGCTGGAGAAGGTCCTACCAGAGAACATACTGTGTAAATATTatgagaggcaggcagaggaggCGGTCGCTGCCACCTGCGCTGATGAACTCGTgcg GTGTCCGTTTTGCAACTTCCCAGCCTTGTTGGACAAAGACATGTCACTGTTTAGCTGCCCCAACCCTCGCTGCCGCAAG GAGAGCTGTCGGAAGTGCCAAGTCCAGTGGAAGCAGCATGTGGGAAAGACGTGCGAGCAGGTCCTGGAGAGGGACGAGATCCGCATGAGGGTGCTCTT CGAGGAGCGCATGACGGCAGCTCGGGTGAGGAAGTGCGTCAAGTGCGGGACGGGCCTGGTCAAGTCGGAGGGCTGCAACAGGATGTCGTGCCGCTGCGGCAGCTTCATGTGCTACCTCTGCAGAGAGCCCATCACGGGCTACAACCACTTCTGCCAGCACGCGCGCTCTCCGGGCGCTCCTTGCCGCCACTGCCGCAAGTGCTCCCTCTGGACAGACCCCACG caagACGACGAGCGAATCATTCAGGAGATCCAGAAGGAAGGTGAGGCAGAGCTGAACAAGAAGTCTGCAG ATAATTCAGGGAAGAGGGTCGGCCCCCCTCCGGAGCCCATCACTGACGTCAAGCGGCCACGCGTGGGTCCGCCCCCTGAAAACCCACCGAACCCGAACCCTCTGGTCCCTCCTCAGCCGCAGGCGGTACAAGCTCCCCTCTTCGTGCCTCCGCGTGCCCGCTACCCGCCAGCTCCACCCCAGGGCAGGATGTACCACCAGGTGATCGTGCCCCGGCTGCCCCCGGCCCCCTACGTGCCCCCTTTACAGCACCTGCCCCCCCtgaacaataacaacaacaacaaccaccaccatcaccaccacaacCCTCCTGTCAACCCTCCTGTCAACCCCCATCACCACAACATGGACGTCATGGACCTGCCCATGCACTACGGACCCCCACACCGCTACTACAGACGCTTctaa